In Paenibacillus dendritiformis, the DNA window ATCTACATCATTTTAGGCCCTTTTGCTTCAAGCCGAAGCGAAACAGGGGAAATTCCTGTAATTTTGCAGGATTCCCTTTCTGGAATAGTCGTCCATATCGAATTGCTGTATTTATGCAGGATTTCGCTTACCGAATCGGCGTATCTGGAGAAATCGTGGAGTTTTGCGGATTTCACCTGCCGGATGGGCGTGTCTAGGGAAATGGTGCAGTTTTCAGGATGGTGGAAATAGCCATCTTCAAATAGCGAACCTGGAAGAATAATGCAAAATTGCGGGTTTTGGGGAGTTTATTCGAATTCAGCAATATTTTTTTGACTACAAATTTTACTCTAACCAATAATGTTTACCATATACAAAACTTTTTCGATAAGGTACAATTAAGAGGAGTGAAAACCGGGTCTGACGGCAAGCGTGGCCGTCTGAATTTCATAAGAATGAATCGGCGGAGGGATGAAAGATGACAATTGCGCAGAAAGCCCGTCTGCTCAACCAGCCCACGCGCAGAGACATCCTGGCGATGCTGAAGCAGCAGGGGCCCATTGGCATTCAACCGCTGGCGGATCAGCTGAATCTGACGTGCATCGCGGTCCGCAGGCATTTGTACGATCTGCAGAAAGGCGGATATGTCCGCATTCAATTGACCCGCCCCAGCATCGGCAGACCGGCCTATCTATATAGCTTGTCGGAGAAGGCAAGCGCCTTGTTCGTGACCAAGTATGACAGCCTTGCGCTGGAGTTGATGGAAGAGATGCGGGCCATGGCCGGCGATACGTTCGTGGAGCGGTTGTTCGAGCGGCGGAAGCGGAAGCTGATGCAGCGATATGCGAGCATCCTGGAGGGACAGAAGCTGGAGCAGCGGGTGCAGGCGCTGGCTGATATTCAGGACCGGGAAGGCTATATGGCCCGGTGGGGATACGGCTCGGATGAATCGTTCTGGCTGGAGGAGGCCCATTGTCCGATTGCGCAGGTGGCCGCCAAGCATTCCCCGCCCTGCCAGTGCGAGTTGGCTTTGTTTGCAGATCTGCTGCAAGCCGATGTCGAGCGGACGGAATGCATGGCGGACGGCGGGCGTAAATGCATGTTCCGCATTACCGGGAAGCGAAGCGTCCCTTCGGGCCATGAGACGACAAATGATGATGAAGAAATTATCTAGTTCAGACGGCGGCGTCCATTTCGAGGTGAGGAAGGATATGGAGATCGGCAGAGAAGATGGCTACATGGAAGGGGCTCAATTCGCCAATGTGCATGATTCGGAAGGCGTTACGGTGACCGAACCTTATATTGTCGAGTTCGTCCGGGCCTTGATGAACTTGAACAGGGATTGGCAGAACAGAGTGAAGGCCGGGACCACCAAGCTGCAATTTGCCGTCCAGATCGGATCAAGGCTGACCGAAGAGCAGCAGGAACGGTTGATGGAATTCTTGCAGGAGGTGCCGGTGCCGGAGAAGGATATGGGCAAGGTGCTTCATGCGTTCGAATTGGAAATGCCGGAATGGGCGGTGCGGCAACTGCTCCGAATCTACAGGCTGGCTGATCGCCTGAAGGCGACCCTCATCATGTATAACGATCTGATGGAACAATTGGAGCAGATAATGAGGAATTTCGAATTCGAGTTCTGGGAAGGCAGCCTTCCGCGCGAGGAGGAACGGCTGGAGGCAACGTTGGAGCACATGCGCCACAAGCTGTCCGAGCTGGCCGATCAGGCTCCGCGCCGGGAGCAATCGTATAACCGCTCTTATGGCGACAGCTCCTCGAACTCATGGGAGCATCGGCAGGCCGGAGCCGCGTCTTATCATGTGCTGATCGGCGTGCCCGAAGAGGCGGATGAGAAGCAGGTGCGGAAACAGTCGAAAAAGCTGCTAAAGCTGCTTCATCCCGATCATGGGGGCAGTGCCTATCTGTTCGATTGGGTAAAAAAAGCATACGATGATTATAGCGGTAACGGCGAATCGCAAAAAAAAGGGAAGCGAAGTCCGGAGAGGCGGCCATGAGGCCGTCTCTCCATTTTTTCTTGCAGGGCGATAGCCAGAGAGATCGAATTGAGTATTTTTACATAATCTACTACAATATGTGGCAAGGCAGAGGAGGAAGCGGATTTCAACCTTGTACATAATGAGGTGCGAGGAAATCAAGGATAGACCCGAATGAAGCGATTGCCGTTGAAGATCAGCGGGAGAATCGGTATGTAACAGGAAATAAGGCGAAGCATCGCAATAAAGAGGGCTGAACGATGAACATTTATTTCGGCATCAAATATGTCGATGATTTTTCCAACCGGCATGTCATTGAATCAATCCTCTCCGTGCTGGAGCAGCAACTTGGGCATCAGGCAAGTTGTATTGTCCGGGATGTGGAGGAATGGGGGCGCCGATCCTTTTCGCCTGCGGAGTTGATGCAGAAGACATTCGAAATCATGGATTCCTCGGATCTTATTCTTATTGAGTTCAGTGAAAAGGGAACAGGGTTAGGGATTGAGGCTGGGTATGGATATAGCAGAAAGAAACCAATCCTTGTCATTGCCCAAGAAGGCTCCGACATTTCCGCCACGCTTCAAGGAATCGCGGATCATGTCCTCTTCTATCGGGGCAGGATCGACTTGGAAATGAAATTGGCTGCAGCGCTGGAAGAGAGGTGCTTATGCGAAAGCGAATAGGCATTTGGCGGTTGCGGTTCTTCTTGCAGGCTGGGGCGTGTTCGATGTTTACGGCCATTATTTCAATGAAGCGGATCATCCCATTCCGAAATCCTCAACGCCGAAGGGAAAGCAGTCGCATACGGGGGATGGTTACGGGCCCGGGGCAAGCTTCGGGTTGGCCGTCGCTGCCGACAACTACGATCAAATCAAGGGTGGGTTTACTGTCGG includes these proteins:
- a CDS encoding helix-turn-helix transcriptional regulator, encoding MTIAQKARLLNQPTRRDILAMLKQQGPIGIQPLADQLNLTCIAVRRHLYDLQKGGYVRIQLTRPSIGRPAYLYSLSEKASALFVTKYDSLALELMEEMRAMAGDTFVERLFERRKRKLMQRYASILEGQKLEQRVQALADIQDREGYMARWGYGSDESFWLEEAHCPIAQVAAKHSPPCQCELALFADLLQADVERTECMADGGRKCMFRITGKRSVPSGHETTNDDEEII
- a CDS encoding molecular chaperone DnaJ — its product is MMMKKLSSSDGGVHFEVRKDMEIGREDGYMEGAQFANVHDSEGVTVTEPYIVEFVRALMNLNRDWQNRVKAGTTKLQFAVQIGSRLTEEQQERLMEFLQEVPVPEKDMGKVLHAFELEMPEWAVRQLLRIYRLADRLKATLIMYNDLMEQLEQIMRNFEFEFWEGSLPREEERLEATLEHMRHKLSELADQAPRREQSYNRSYGDSSSNSWEHRQAGAASYHVLIGVPEEADEKQVRKQSKKLLKLLHPDHGGSAYLFDWVKKAYDDYSGNGESQKKGKRSPERRP
- a CDS encoding nucleoside 2-deoxyribosyltransferase, which produces MNIYFGIKYVDDFSNRHVIESILSVLEQQLGHQASCIVRDVEEWGRRSFSPAELMQKTFEIMDSSDLILIEFSEKGTGLGIEAGYGYSRKKPILVIAQEGSDISATLQGIADHVLFYRGRIDLEMKLAAALEERCLCESE